A part of Paenibacillus sp. 481 genomic DNA contains:
- a CDS encoding GDP-L-fucose synthase family protein produces MDIASMRIVVTGGAGFLGQQVVHLLKQHGCTKVYVPRSTQFDLRKEADIIAMFHAWKPEMVIHLAAVVGGIGANLRNPGSFLYDNLMMGTQLLEQSRLHHIEKFVAIGTICSYPKHASIPFKETDLWNGYPEESNAPYGLAKKMMLVQAQAYRQQYGLNGIYLLPVNMYGPGDNFDLQSSHVIPAIIRKCIEARERGDAEVTLWGTGNATREFLYVEDAAEAIVLASLHYEGAEPVNIGTGQEIRIRDLAEWIKVLTGYTGIITWNTDMPDGQPRRCLDTSMAETRFQFKARTSLLTGLEQTISWYTNHRSTS; encoded by the coding sequence ATGGACATAGCCAGTATGCGTATCGTTGTTACAGGCGGTGCGGGCTTTCTAGGCCAACAAGTGGTACACCTACTAAAGCAGCATGGTTGTACGAAAGTCTATGTCCCGCGAAGCACACAATTTGATCTGCGCAAAGAAGCTGACATTATAGCCATGTTTCATGCATGGAAACCGGAAATGGTGATTCATTTAGCAGCAGTAGTAGGTGGGATCGGGGCAAATCTACGAAATCCAGGGTCTTTTTTGTACGATAATCTGATGATGGGAACACAACTGCTGGAGCAGTCGCGATTGCATCATATCGAAAAATTTGTAGCGATCGGTACGATTTGTTCCTATCCGAAACACGCCTCCATTCCGTTCAAAGAAACGGATCTATGGAATGGTTATCCAGAGGAGTCCAATGCACCTTACGGGCTCGCGAAAAAAATGATGCTCGTTCAAGCGCAAGCTTACAGGCAGCAGTATGGGCTAAATGGGATTTATTTATTGCCTGTTAATATGTATGGGCCCGGTGATAACTTTGACTTGCAGTCTTCACATGTGATTCCTGCGATAATTCGCAAATGTATCGAGGCGAGAGAACGAGGTGACGCAGAAGTTACATTATGGGGAACAGGAAATGCGACGCGAGAGTTCCTGTATGTTGAGGATGCGGCCGAGGCGATTGTATTAGCGTCCTTACACTATGAGGGCGCTGAGCCGGTCAATATTGGAACGGGACAAGAAATCCGTATTCGTGATCTAGCTGAATGGATCAAAGTGCTCACAGGATATACAGGTATCATAACATGGAATACAGATATGCCAGATGGTCAGCCGCGACGTTGCCTCGATACATCGATGGCAGAAACACGATTTCAATTTAAGGCTAGGACTTCGCTGCTAACAGGACTGGAACAGACCATTTCATGGTATACGAACCATCGCTCTACATCATAA
- a CDS encoding glycosyltransferase family 2 protein — translation MSRYPLVSIITPSYNQAQFIRYTLDSILNQDYPNLECIVIDGGSTDDTISILEYYRQKDRRFTYVSERDRGQSHAINKGIAMAKGDIIGWLNSDDTYLPGAVRKAVHALHTHPHWSMVYGNANVINERNAFVHSFDVQPYDLRTMFEICSICQPAAFLRKQTLIDVGGIDESYDFCMDYNLWIRIGKQHLIGYINELWANHRIHQEAKGHTQFGTVGITEIFRTSKAFYGAISNTWIHYYVMFHREQGAVGLVHHLKKDDIFGTSPAIQYANVKANCPVPDRWYFHIQHDQENPLHAFAIHGHNDAEARTCHVVLSGDHVSSFTIPQGKFELVIPIVSLPIVSDKPTISLEIHVSSSPSSTSDLSIRDNTFLEPSLQLSHFVPLSAREAAFYDAFTIHPFGIDKWLQQHRKVTPHY, via the coding sequence ATGAGTCGCTATCCGTTAGTGAGTATTATCACGCCTTCATACAATCAAGCCCAATTTATCCGGTACACGCTCGACAGCATTTTGAATCAGGATTATCCGAATTTGGAGTGTATCGTCATAGATGGTGGATCTACAGATGATACAATAAGCATACTGGAGTACTATCGACAAAAAGATCGGCGTTTTACGTATGTATCTGAACGTGATCGCGGGCAATCCCATGCGATTAATAAAGGGATTGCCATGGCCAAAGGTGACATCATTGGCTGGCTCAACTCTGACGATACGTATCTTCCTGGAGCTGTTCGCAAGGCCGTTCACGCGTTGCACACCCACCCTCATTGGAGCATGGTATACGGCAACGCCAACGTCATTAATGAGCGTAATGCCTTCGTGCACTCCTTTGACGTTCAACCTTATGATTTACGTACGATGTTTGAGATTTGTTCGATTTGCCAACCCGCTGCATTTTTACGTAAGCAGACGCTCATTGATGTTGGCGGCATTGATGAATCGTACGATTTTTGCATGGACTATAATTTATGGATACGAATCGGTAAACAGCATTTAATCGGTTACATCAATGAGCTCTGGGCAAATCATCGGATTCATCAGGAAGCAAAGGGACACACGCAATTTGGAACAGTAGGAATAACTGAAATTTTTAGAACGTCGAAGGCGTTTTACGGAGCCATATCAAATACTTGGATTCATTATTATGTCATGTTTCATCGTGAACAAGGAGCTGTTGGCTTAGTACATCATTTAAAAAAGGATGACATATTTGGTACATCTCCTGCTATACAATATGCTAACGTAAAGGCTAATTGCCCGGTACCTGATAGGTGGTATTTTCACATTCAACATGATCAAGAGAACCCACTACATGCCTTTGCCATACATGGTCATAATGATGCGGAAGCAAGAACATGTCACGTTGTGTTAAGCGGCGACCATGTCTCTTCCTTTACGATCCCCCAAGGGAAGTTTGAGCTTGTAATACCGATTGTAAGTTTACCAATTGTAAGCGACAAGCCGACCATCTCACTTGAAATCCACGTTTCTTCGTCCCCCAGCAGCACGTCGGATCTCTCAATCAGAGACAACACTTTTTTAGAACCGAGTCTCCAGCTATCTCATTTTGTTCCACTTTCTGCGCGGGAAGCTGCCTTTTACGATGCATTCACGATTCATCCGTTCGGCATCGACAAATGGCTGCAACAGCATAGAAAAGTGACGCCACATTATTAA
- a CDS encoding alkaline phosphatase family protein codes for MTRWAFTVYLVVIMLVTVLFANVSGCSYTQQSQSKPRINSSTISNLSRTNKVVLLIIDSLMDKPLQEAINQGRAPALAYMIKKGYYVPQAVSAFPTMSVTVDSTLFTGKNPNSHHIPGLIWYSQRENRVINYGTGLGESVKQGLKQVLEDGIFHLNNTHLNKQVQTIHEQLHASGKTSASINALVYRGNKAHKLYLPKAVAGTTGIADSWTTLAPKWLSLASLSQMNPANGRNAKPWQSYGLNDRFSTEEWLHLRKQGHNPDLAVVYFPDNDHRVHKDGPQALEGIEKADRQLQSMLSAFRSWDEAMQQHIWIVLGDSGQTHIDKDRKKALIDVRDVVKPYHIVSPGKLIHTDSQIVAAVNERMAYIYAVNKQQQLPLAQLARHMQREGRIDVIAWKEGEHVHVVAGESGLKSTEKAGLSAATSVSKRLIFRPNGPYKDSYGQRWSLEGNTGLLDIRVDGREANHEKGQRGHGQNNDVQHMRQIHYGNYPDALARLYSALHSHDGSFLVVTAKPGYEFVGEGSPTHVNGGGHGSLHKQDSHVPIIVVGTDTKPLHWRLVDLKEWIVRLCSRVS; via the coding sequence ATGACAAGATGGGCATTTACGGTGTATCTCGTAGTTATTATGTTAGTAACGGTATTGTTCGCAAATGTTTCAGGCTGCTCTTATACACAGCAATCTCAATCAAAGCCACGCATCAATAGCAGCACGATTTCAAATCTTAGCAGGACGAACAAAGTCGTACTGCTTATTATTGATTCTTTGATGGACAAGCCGCTGCAAGAGGCAATCAACCAAGGCCGTGCTCCAGCACTGGCGTATATGATTAAAAAAGGTTACTATGTCCCGCAGGCAGTTAGTGCATTTCCAACGATGTCGGTAACCGTAGATAGTACCCTTTTCACAGGAAAAAATCCGAATTCGCACCATATTCCAGGTTTAATTTGGTACAGCCAACGAGAGAACCGCGTTATTAATTATGGAACAGGACTAGGGGAGAGTGTGAAGCAAGGTTTAAAGCAAGTACTTGAGGACGGTATTTTCCATTTAAATAACACTCATTTAAACAAACAAGTGCAGACGATCCATGAGCAACTTCATGCGTCTGGAAAAACTTCGGCCTCAATCAACGCCTTAGTGTATCGTGGTAATAAAGCGCATAAGCTGTATTTACCTAAAGCGGTGGCAGGCACGACAGGCATAGCCGACAGCTGGACGACACTCGCTCCGAAATGGCTATCTTTAGCTTCATTATCGCAAATGAATCCCGCAAATGGACGTAATGCCAAGCCGTGGCAAAGCTATGGGCTGAATGATCGGTTTTCGACAGAGGAGTGGTTGCATCTGCGTAAGCAAGGGCACAATCCTGATTTAGCGGTCGTCTATTTTCCAGATAACGATCATCGGGTACATAAGGATGGGCCTCAAGCGTTGGAAGGCATCGAAAAAGCCGACCGCCAGTTGCAAAGCATGCTGTCCGCGTTTCGCTCATGGGATGAAGCTATGCAGCAGCACATCTGGATTGTACTAGGTGACTCCGGTCAGACTCATATCGACAAAGACCGCAAGAAAGCGCTTATTGATGTACGGGATGTCGTAAAGCCTTACCACATTGTCAGTCCAGGGAAACTGATCCATACAGACAGTCAAATTGTAGCCGCGGTAAATGAACGGATGGCGTATATTTATGCTGTGAATAAGCAGCAGCAGCTTCCACTCGCGCAATTAGCTCGTCATATGCAGCGGGAAGGGCGTATTGATGTGATTGCGTGGAAGGAAGGTGAGCATGTTCATGTTGTAGCGGGTGAGTCAGGATTGAAGTCAACTGAAAAAGCTGGCCTGTCAGCAGCTACGTCGGTCAGCAAACGGCTAATCTTTCGTCCAAACGGTCCTTACAAGGACAGCTACGGGCAGCGATGGAGCTTAGAGGGAAATACCGGACTATTGGATATTCGTGTTGATGGAAGAGAAGCTAATCACGAAAAAGGTCAAAGGGGGCATGGGCAAAATAACGACGTACAGCATATGCGACAAATTCATTACGGTAACTATCCGGATGCGCTCGCGCGACTGTACAGTGCCTTACATTCCCACGACGGTTCTTTTCTGGTCGTAACTGCCAAGCCTGGCTATGAATTCGTCGGGGAAGGATCACCGACACATGTGAATGGTGGAGGACACGGTTCGTTGCATAAGCAGGACTCCCACGTTCCTATCATTGTCGTAGGTACGGACACCAAACCGCTACATTGGAGGTTAGTCGATTTAAAAGAGTGGATTGTAAGGCTATGCAGCCGAGTGAGCTAA
- a CDS encoding cold-inducible protein YdjO-related protein translates to MNLAASHDTPPKLLLTKILKCKNADCKVWIRDEFVGEEQSNCPMCKGPMLRSMKHLPAVQNKVKPQPRKPKSEF, encoded by the coding sequence ATGAATTTGGCAGCTAGTCATGACACACCACCGAAATTGTTACTTACGAAAATTTTAAAATGCAAAAATGCTGACTGTAAAGTTTGGATCAGAGATGAGTTTGTAGGTGAAGAGCAAAGCAACTGCCCAATGTGTAAAGGTCCAATGCTGAGAAGCATGAAACACTTGCCAGCTGTGCAAAATAAAGTGAAGCCTCAACCACGCAAGCCTAAGTCAGAGTTTTAA
- a CDS encoding S8 family serine peptidase, which produces MKKHSYRKLLASLLSTTLVASLIFPALSSAEATPASDQRSPLADTRTTPLFGQHSDHRSLYLTSLLDTNQPLNFVPLSSGTDLITVIVELHHEPVKVMESKAKQSKIAVPDNYAAQFALEQTTFKDALKERLNLQVQHEFTQVLNGFSLKIAANQVQKLLDLPGVKAIHPNEEFKTLPIEAPAEEADTITPFMDKSSKHIGAQSYWNSGFKGKGIRIGVIDTGVDYNHPSLKGAYKGGKDFIDFDDDPFETKPDPKQPRAETDHGTHVAGTIVGRGDPNNPNSPTGWVQGVAPEADLYAYRVLGPFGSGTTESVILGIEQSVKDDLDIINLSLGSSLNFRYSPTSKAVNNAVLAGVTTVVANGNAGPREASVGSPGNADLAISVGASTSPTDVDVFRGAKASTLYPIKFRNSSDLAKSKPLQVIFAQNGSVKDYEGKNVKGKLVLVSRGAIDYNDLAKNATAAGAAALLVHNNDPGDFRGHLASNGNSVPTYSISLQAGQQLKKELDAGLASLTFETHKEADQLARFSSRGPALPDYQIKPDIVAPGVAIRSSVPAWDNNYKNAYAEFGGTSMAAPHIAGAAALVLNKALAEHNFLSPDEIKSLLMNTAKPLESRQGKVLSITDQGAGRIDLTKASESPATAYAHSVTTATYGQQAEDYYSGSVSFGHVDAGATITKHVILQDLAGESQEYTVEATSLHHSSIVPKPNKSHYTVRADEDVEIKLSLHVPKDAADGVYEGFITLTDEYSGDSIQLPYTAYVGDKYALAPIKQLRFSPSIFSPNGDGENDSSSISFTAYSKVNGFSLSVQNAVYGDLGHIYHNPNPTLPDTYQVNNWKGTATKDNNQVELPDGQHEVVPVLHRNNVKLFDESRKVIIDRQAPQYVLDAPSARNHPQDPTKAIISGKIQSDLLLDIYKNFPKNFFIGANVIVKINGKNERYNGTIQENGQFSIVVPRVVDNNEYALFVYDYAGNGIIKPAQLLKYDSSLTASEHAAIEVEQANLLPNTVGPIALNTEVYSGSRAAVDVKYSVTDAVYAAKFTVTHDARLTLASIEPSVQLAVYGPSPTRHPDVILAGGKKQFTYDINFTKGGFKGAGSLAQLTFQTSNEGTYPIELTQVQLLNEAKKPLPIKTLGPANVTVKRTYTPRPDRRSDSGGSSSRATTTSTTSPTTVLKVRTGNLTEVKESGKTNAKLAVDYNVLNAQLKNKDVKQAQLDVSDVKFNKYNQVEIRVGSAITKLLTQSNKDLLLSGDGFEIVIPIAALPELIGADGLTLTLSLTDKDSKLSSADIQQSAAALTIRAAKSLKEPLKTPLLVALKVQADARDALKVGAYTQAQALAQPQATATPATTATKVADKATGVWTYLEAGTKAKDSYLRFKAYQYGTYTLAKYSKTFSDISSHWAKAEIEVIAAHHLLKGKHQESTFYPNDKLTQAEFAALLDRLLGTGVTWEQRSKDRGAHDAITREQVVVKLGEALKADFTKVSRSVNFSDKDSISTASQSAVAYAVSSGFIRGTHDNKFNPQGILSRAEAAVLLYRVLQSLQQK; this is translated from the coding sequence TTGAAAAAGCACTCTTACCGCAAACTTTTAGCCAGCTTACTTAGTACGACTTTGGTGGCTAGTCTCATCTTCCCTGCTCTTTCGTCTGCCGAAGCGACACCTGCTTCCGATCAACGTAGTCCACTCGCCGATACGAGGACGACACCTCTCTTTGGACAACATTCTGACCACCGTTCTCTCTACTTAACGTCCTTGCTGGACACTAACCAGCCCCTTAATTTTGTGCCACTCTCAAGTGGAACTGACCTGATTACCGTCATTGTTGAACTGCACCATGAACCCGTAAAAGTGATGGAATCCAAAGCCAAACAGAGTAAAATCGCGGTGCCTGACAATTATGCTGCACAGTTCGCCCTAGAACAAACGACATTTAAAGACGCGCTTAAAGAGCGACTGAACTTGCAAGTCCAGCATGAATTTACACAAGTACTTAATGGCTTCTCATTGAAAATAGCAGCCAATCAAGTCCAGAAACTGCTTGATCTGCCTGGTGTTAAAGCCATACATCCAAATGAAGAGTTTAAAACACTTCCAATTGAAGCGCCTGCTGAAGAAGCCGATACGATTACCCCCTTCATGGATAAGAGCTCGAAACATATCGGTGCACAATCCTATTGGAACAGTGGATTTAAAGGCAAAGGCATTCGTATCGGAGTAATCGACACGGGCGTAGATTACAATCATCCGAGCTTAAAAGGTGCGTACAAGGGCGGCAAAGATTTTATTGACTTTGATGATGATCCCTTTGAAACAAAGCCTGACCCAAAACAGCCGCGTGCTGAAACCGACCATGGCACACATGTTGCGGGCACGATTGTAGGGCGAGGCGACCCTAACAACCCGAATAGCCCGACTGGCTGGGTACAAGGGGTTGCACCCGAAGCTGATTTATATGCATACCGCGTACTTGGCCCTTTTGGCAGCGGTACAACCGAAAGTGTTATTTTAGGAATTGAGCAATCCGTTAAGGATGATCTGGACATTATTAACCTGTCATTAGGTTCATCCTTGAACTTCCGCTACTCACCAACGTCTAAAGCCGTGAACAATGCGGTGTTAGCCGGAGTTACGACCGTCGTTGCCAACGGAAATGCAGGACCGCGCGAAGCGTCCGTAGGAAGTCCTGGTAACGCAGACTTAGCTATCTCTGTCGGTGCCTCTACCTCACCAACGGATGTGGATGTGTTTCGTGGGGCTAAAGCCTCAACTTTATACCCAATAAAATTTCGGAATTCTTCCGATTTGGCCAAAAGCAAACCGTTGCAGGTCATTTTCGCCCAAAATGGTAGTGTGAAGGACTATGAAGGCAAAAATGTAAAAGGCAAGCTCGTGCTCGTATCCCGTGGCGCTATAGACTACAACGATCTAGCTAAAAACGCCACCGCAGCGGGTGCGGCAGCACTGCTTGTACACAATAATGACCCTGGGGATTTTCGAGGTCATTTAGCGAGTAATGGAAATTCCGTGCCGACGTACAGTATTTCCTTACAAGCCGGCCAACAGTTGAAAAAGGAGTTAGATGCAGGCCTGGCTTCGCTAACATTTGAAACGCACAAAGAAGCCGACCAACTCGCAAGATTCAGCTCACGCGGCCCTGCATTACCCGACTATCAAATTAAGCCTGACATTGTTGCACCTGGGGTAGCCATTCGTTCGTCTGTCCCTGCTTGGGACAATAACTACAAAAATGCTTATGCAGAATTCGGCGGGACTAGTATGGCCGCACCTCACATTGCTGGAGCTGCAGCGCTCGTACTGAACAAAGCTTTAGCTGAGCATAATTTCCTTTCACCGGATGAAATTAAATCGTTGCTGATGAATACAGCTAAACCACTTGAAAGTCGACAAGGCAAGGTGCTTTCTATTACCGACCAAGGTGCTGGCCGAATCGATTTGACAAAAGCTAGCGAAAGCCCTGCTACCGCTTATGCTCATTCTGTCACAACCGCAACGTATGGCCAGCAAGCGGAAGATTATTATTCGGGAAGTGTCTCATTTGGGCATGTCGATGCTGGGGCAACGATTACGAAGCACGTTATCTTGCAAGACCTTGCTGGAGAAAGTCAGGAATACACCGTGGAAGCCACTTCATTACATCATTCCTCCATCGTGCCAAAGCCTAATAAATCTCATTATACGGTGCGGGCTGATGAAGATGTCGAGATAAAACTATCCCTACATGTCCCTAAAGACGCGGCGGATGGCGTGTACGAAGGATTCATTACGCTAACCGATGAATATAGCGGCGATTCCATCCAACTGCCATACACCGCTTATGTGGGCGACAAGTACGCACTTGCTCCGATCAAACAATTGCGTTTTTCTCCGTCTATTTTCTCGCCTAACGGGGATGGAGAGAATGATTCTTCAAGTATCTCGTTTACAGCGTACTCAAAAGTGAATGGTTTTTCACTTTCTGTACAGAACGCCGTGTATGGCGATTTAGGCCATATCTACCATAATCCAAATCCAACATTGCCGGACACTTACCAAGTTAACAATTGGAAAGGCACAGCCACGAAGGATAACAATCAAGTTGAACTTCCAGACGGACAACATGAAGTCGTTCCTGTGCTACATCGCAATAATGTGAAGCTGTTTGACGAAAGCAGAAAAGTGATTATTGATCGTCAAGCTCCACAGTATGTGCTAGATGCACCAAGCGCTAGAAACCATCCACAAGACCCGACAAAAGCAATCATTTCAGGTAAAATCCAATCCGATCTTTTGTTGGATATTTACAAAAATTTCCCTAAGAACTTTTTTATTGGTGCTAATGTGATCGTGAAGATCAACGGCAAAAATGAAAGATACAACGGCACCATACAAGAAAACGGACAGTTCTCGATCGTCGTACCTCGTGTCGTAGACAACAATGAATATGCACTGTTCGTGTATGACTACGCAGGGAACGGCATCATCAAACCGGCCCAACTATTAAAATACGATAGCTCGCTGACTGCCTCCGAGCATGCAGCAATCGAAGTCGAGCAAGCTAATCTGCTTCCTAATACAGTTGGCCCGATTGCATTGAACACAGAAGTCTACTCTGGTTCTAGAGCTGCCGTTGATGTCAAATACTCAGTCACAGACGCGGTATACGCCGCTAAATTTACCGTAACGCACGACGCTAGATTGACACTTGCGAGTATCGAGCCAAGCGTCCAGCTCGCTGTTTACGGTCCGTCACCTACTAGACATCCAGATGTTATTTTAGCTGGCGGTAAAAAACAATTCACCTATGACATTAACTTTACAAAAGGCGGTTTTAAAGGAGCAGGCTCTTTAGCTCAGCTCACTTTCCAAACATCAAATGAAGGTACGTACCCCATTGAGCTGACACAAGTACAGCTGCTGAATGAGGCCAAAAAACCGCTGCCAATTAAGACGTTGGGCCCTGCAAATGTAACTGTTAAGCGCACGTACACGCCTAGACCTGATCGCCGCTCTGATTCAGGCGGGAGTTCATCAAGAGCTACGACTACGTCAACAACTTCACCTACAACGGTGCTGAAAGTCCGGACTGGGAATTTGACTGAAGTGAAGGAGTCTGGCAAGACGAACGCGAAGCTGGCGGTTGACTACAACGTATTGAATGCACAGTTGAAAAATAAAGATGTGAAACAAGCGCAACTTGATGTGTCTGACGTTAAATTCAATAAATACAATCAAGTTGAAATTCGTGTGGGAAGCGCGATAACAAAGTTATTGACGCAATCGAATAAAGATTTATTGCTTAGCGGCGATGGCTTCGAAATCGTAATCCCGATCGCAGCTCTCCCTGAATTAATCGGAGCGGACGGTCTCACGCTTACGCTATCTCTTACAGATAAGGACAGCAAACTCAGCTCAGCTGACATTCAGCAAAGCGCAGCAGCGCTCACGATTCGTGCAGCGAAGTCATTAAAAGAGCCGCTTAAAACACCGCTGCTCGTTGCCCTGAAAGTGCAAGCTGATGCAAGGGATGCGTTAAAGGTCGGTGCTTACACGCAAGCTCAAGCTCTAGCCCAACCACAAGCTACTGCAACACCTGCTACTACAGCAACTAAAGTTGCCGACAAAGCAACAGGTGTATGGACCTACCTCGAAGCAGGAACGAAAGCAAAAGATAGCTATTTACGTTTCAAAGCGTATCAGTACGGTACTTACACGTTAGCGAAATACAGCAAGACGTTCTCGGATATTTCGTCGCACTGGGCAAAAGCAGAAATTGAAGTCATCGCAGCCCATCATTTGCTGAAAGGTAAACACCAAGAAAGTACGTTTTACCCGAATGATAAGTTGACGCAAGCGGAGTTTGCAGCACTGCTTGATCGCTTGCTCGGTACAGGTGTAACGTGGGAACAGCGTAGTAAAGACAGAGGTGCTCACGATGCGATTACACGTGAACAAGTCGTTGTCAAACTGGGTGAAGCATTGAAGGCTGATTTCACCAAAGTGAGCCGCAGCGTGAATTTTAGTGATAAAGACAGCATTTCAACTGCATCGCAAAGCGCTGTCGCTTATGCGGTGAGCAGTGGCTTTATCCGCGGAACACATGACAACAAGTTCAACCCGCAAGGCATATTAAGCCGTGCCGAAGCAGCCGTTCTCTTGTATCGTGTGCTGCAATCGTTACAGCAAAAATAG
- a CDS encoding lytic polysaccharide monooxygenase, with amino-acid sequence MNNFNSFNTQHVLKSMLTKVKVSPLLITCGMLVLLGISSLGFAEKASAHGFIESPNSRAVMCKQAINVKCGAVQYEPQSIEALGQFPKGGPKDGEITGGGIFKELYEQTADRWQKVTLQTGKNTFKWHLTAQHATREWKYYITKKDWNPNKALTRADLEAEPFCYYNDGGKKPNQKVSHDCMVPADRTGYHLILGVWEIADTPMAFYQVIDVNLVSDGSNVPLPPVAPSNVTGKALTSTSAEINWNAVGSASLYELYRDGILCGSANHTTFKDTGLKASTAYTYTVKAVDSTGLKSQASAPITVTTLADNNGGNNGGNNGGGNNGGNGNGGTGTTTWDGNKVYVAGNKVQFNGLEYEALHWTQNNRPDSSDAWKLLSSVVLDWKSSKAYVGGNKVAHQGVNYEARWWTQGEEPGKADVWKVVK; translated from the coding sequence TTGAATAATTTTAATTCGTTTAACACACAACATGTTTTGAAAAGCATGTTGACTAAGGTAAAGGTTTCGCCGCTGCTTATCACATGCGGTATGCTCGTCTTGTTAGGAATTAGCTCGCTAGGATTTGCCGAGAAGGCATCCGCGCACGGTTTTATTGAATCGCCAAACAGCCGTGCTGTAATGTGTAAGCAGGCTATTAACGTGAAATGCGGCGCTGTTCAATACGAACCGCAAAGCATTGAAGCGCTTGGCCAATTCCCTAAGGGTGGACCTAAGGATGGCGAAATTACAGGTGGCGGTATTTTTAAAGAGCTTTATGAGCAAACAGCAGACCGCTGGCAAAAAGTAACGTTGCAAACAGGTAAAAATACGTTTAAATGGCATCTTACTGCTCAGCACGCAACAAGAGAGTGGAAATATTACATAACGAAAAAGGATTGGAATCCGAACAAGGCGCTGACGCGTGCGGATTTGGAAGCAGAACCTTTCTGTTACTATAATGATGGTGGCAAAAAGCCGAATCAAAAAGTATCGCACGATTGCATGGTGCCAGCGGATCGTACTGGCTATCATTTGATTTTGGGTGTATGGGAAATCGCAGATACGCCAATGGCGTTCTATCAAGTTATTGACGTGAATCTCGTTAGTGACGGTTCCAACGTACCATTGCCACCAGTTGCTCCTAGCAATGTGACAGGTAAAGCGTTGACGTCTACTAGTGCTGAAATCAACTGGAATGCTGTAGGGTCAGCAAGCTTGTACGAATTGTATCGTGATGGCATCCTCTGTGGTTCAGCTAATCACACTACATTTAAGGATACTGGTTTGAAAGCAAGCACGGCGTATACGTACACTGTAAAAGCAGTGGATTCCACTGGCCTGAAGTCGCAAGCTTCCGCACCGATTACGGTTACGACTTTAGCTGATAATAATGGCGGTAACAACGGTGGCAACAATGGTGGTGGTAACAACGGTGGCAACGGCAACGGTGGCACTGGCACAACGACTTGGGATGGGAACAAGGTCTATGTTGCAGGAAATAAAGTTCAATTTAATGGACTTGAGTATGAGGCATTGCATTGGACACAAAATAACCGTCCAGATAGCTCCGATGCTTGGAAGCTGTTAAGTAGCGTTGTACTAGATTGGAAGAGCAGCAAAGCATATGTAGGTGGTAATAAAGTTGCTCATCAAGGCGTCAACTATGAAGCACGCTGGTGGACACAAGGCGAAGAGCCTGGTAAAGCTGATGTGTGGAAAGTTGTGAAGTAG